Proteins encoded within one genomic window of Cellulomonas flavigena DSM 20109:
- a CDS encoding TetR/AcrR family transcriptional regulator, with protein MTFQRARSEEQRELRRRTILDTAAAMLDEMPVADVSLNELSRRVGLAKSNVLRYFESREAVLLELLDDRLGTWLTDLDAELAGGVEAGASPGTRATQLADVLSDSLATRPVLCDLFGAQGGVLEHNVSVDVVVRHKRASLAHLETLEELLRRHVPELGDQAQRFGLLTLVTAGAVSSYVPPPPSVLAAFEQDPTLAVLHLETREALRVALTAGLLGFLPRG; from the coding sequence GTGACGTTCCAGCGCGCGCGCAGCGAGGAGCAGCGAGAGCTCCGCCGCCGCACGATCCTCGACACCGCCGCGGCCATGCTCGACGAGATGCCCGTGGCCGACGTCAGCCTGAACGAGCTCAGCCGCCGCGTCGGCCTGGCCAAGTCCAACGTGCTGCGCTACTTCGAGTCCCGCGAGGCCGTGCTGCTCGAGCTGCTCGACGACCGGCTGGGGACCTGGCTGACGGACCTGGACGCCGAGCTGGCCGGGGGCGTCGAGGCCGGTGCGTCACCCGGGACCCGTGCGACGCAGCTCGCCGACGTCCTCAGCGACTCGCTCGCCACCCGTCCCGTGCTCTGCGACCTCTTCGGCGCCCAGGGCGGCGTGCTCGAGCACAACGTCTCCGTCGACGTGGTGGTCCGGCACAAGCGGGCGTCGCTCGCGCACCTCGAGACGCTGGAGGAGCTCCTGCGGCGTCACGTGCCCGAGCTCGGCGACCAGGCGCAGCGGTTCGGCCTGCTCACGCTCGTCACGGCCGGCGCCGTCTCGTCGTACGTGCCGCCGCCGCCCAGCGTGCTGGCGGCCTTCGAGCAGGACCCGACGCTCGCCGTCCTCCACCTCGAGACGCGCGAGGCCCTGCGGGTCGCGCTCACCGCCGGGCTCCTGGGCTTCCTGCCACGCGGCTGA
- a CDS encoding SDR family NAD(P)-dependent oxidoreductase, translating to MSEQWTEQHVPDQSGRVAVVTGASGGLGLETARVLAARGAHVVLAVRDVEKGKQAAARIDGDTSVQALDLTSLASVRSAAADLRAAHPRIDLLVNNAGVMYTPRRTTTDGFELQLGTNHLGHFALTGLLLDRLLPVPGSRVVTVASNAHRMRAAIDFDDLQSERSYSRVRAYGQSKLANLMFTYELQRRLASHGTTVAVAAHPGVSRTELARNAPTTVRLLLTRLAPLFQPAEMGALPTLRAATDPAVTGGQYYGPAGRREVRGHPVLVASSPESHDETVQRRLWAVSEELTQVTFPV from the coding sequence ATGAGCGAGCAGTGGACCGAGCAGCACGTCCCCGACCAGAGCGGCCGCGTCGCGGTCGTCACCGGCGCCAGCGGCGGCCTCGGCCTCGAGACCGCACGCGTGCTCGCGGCACGCGGCGCGCACGTCGTGCTCGCCGTCCGGGACGTCGAGAAGGGCAAGCAGGCCGCCGCCCGCATCGACGGCGACACCAGCGTCCAGGCGCTCGACCTCACCTCGCTCGCGTCCGTCCGGTCCGCCGCCGCCGACCTGCGCGCGGCGCACCCCCGGATCGACCTGCTCGTCAACAACGCGGGCGTCATGTACACCCCGCGCCGGACCACCACCGACGGGTTCGAGCTCCAGCTCGGCACCAACCACCTCGGCCACTTCGCCCTCACCGGGCTCCTGCTCGACCGGCTCCTGCCCGTCCCCGGATCGCGTGTCGTCACGGTCGCCAGCAACGCCCACCGCATGCGCGCCGCGATCGACTTCGACGACCTGCAGTCGGAGCGCTCGTACAGCCGCGTCCGGGCCTACGGGCAGTCCAAGCTCGCGAACCTCATGTTCACGTACGAGCTGCAGCGCCGGCTCGCGTCGCACGGCACCACCGTCGCCGTCGCCGCGCACCCCGGGGTGTCCCGCACCGAGCTCGCCCGCAACGCCCCCACCACGGTCCGCCTGCTCCTCACGAGGCTCGCCCCGCTCTTCCAGCCCGCCGAGATGGGCGCACTGCCCACGCTGCGCGCCGCCACCGACCCCGCCGTCACGGGCGGGCAGTACTACGGGCCCGCCGGCCGTCGGGAGGTCCGCGGCCACCCCGTCCTCGTCGCGTCGAGCCCCGAGTCACACGACGAGACCGTGCAGCGCCGGCTGTGGGCGGTGTCCGAGGAGCTCACGCAGGTGACGTTCCCGGTGTGA
- a CDS encoding O-methyltransferase → MSPRTPRPPRVLAAAERARARGFRASSGDGVGPLLAALAAAVPDGGRVLEIGTGAGVGLAWIVSGLGRRRDVEVVTVEADAELAADVRGDVPGYVDVRTGRFEDLHPTLGTYDLVFADAEGGKWTDFDRTRDLVRPGGVLVLDDLDESLYTRPEHRATVAAVVADVHADPRFTVAELAFDTGLLLATRARDGGTA, encoded by the coding sequence ATGTCTCCTCGCACCCCGCGCCCGCCCCGCGTCCTCGCGGCGGCCGAGCGAGCCCGAGCCCGCGGCTTCCGCGCCTCGAGCGGTGACGGCGTCGGACCGCTGCTGGCGGCGCTCGCCGCGGCCGTACCCGACGGCGGACGCGTCCTCGAGATCGGCACCGGCGCGGGCGTCGGACTGGCCTGGATCGTCTCCGGTCTCGGCCGCCGGCGCGACGTCGAGGTCGTGACGGTCGAGGCCGACGCGGAGCTCGCCGCGGACGTGCGCGGCGACGTGCCCGGGTACGTCGACGTCCGCACGGGCCGCTTCGAGGACCTGCACCCGACGCTCGGGACGTACGACCTGGTGTTCGCCGACGCCGAGGGCGGCAAGTGGACCGACTTCGACCGCACGCGCGACCTCGTCAGGCCCGGGGGCGTCCTGGTGCTCGACGACCTCGACGAGTCGCTGTACACGCGGCCCGAGCACCGCGCGACGGTCGCCGCCGTCGTCGCCGACGTGCACGCCGACCCGCGCTTCACCGTCGCGGAGCTCGCGTTCGACACCGGTCTGCTCCTCGCGACACGTGCGCGCGACGGCGGGACCGCGTGA
- a CDS encoding tyrosinase family protein gives MRTRKNVRKLIVEYNAAADKTTTALYRFREAVVALKAAPSQLAPPHTQANRYDDYVYIHQQSMAGHSNNDPGPHPGHRGPTFFPWHREFLRRFEQDLRTVAGDPSICLPYWDWSVDRTSADPGWPFFTDFLGGDGTGAGIVVPDGPFASANGWVLAIADPFSNNAQHQANLDKLQRSFNGTLPTRAAVMDALAVDEYDVGPWNITSAGAQSFRNRVEGWVGPQAGANTHNRVHVFVGGSMLPGTSPNDPVFFLNHAKEDELWAVWMQKYPGVPHYLPLDSEPLPAGHSHLVRLSDHMESLAEYFGAGTIDRPVDLLDHKAITWYDTDLPDIVVESGPALGFTDVPAGLTQTKFIRFRVRTPRTVSFSVTAAPTGNFTVLGGPDFPVVPDEANDSEVLEIGVQFHAVGANVQVAAVDLQATVVDDEGYYAANQGDPFVVGTFHVELVASNIVTTDSSLALVLDRSGSMADVAAGGATKSTLLKRAVGVVHSLMQPTDEIGIARFGTTADVVLPMTAASAGLGTVLTGTALDPAGATALGRGLQEGSGLINGPGATKPNKAVIVMTDGNENIPPFVDDLPAGTVSQTTFAIGLGLPGQVSDPVLDAVAANTGGYLLVTGDVSSDTERFTLAKFFLQVLKDATLNQTVVDPAGDLLWNGGKHVVPFQVADTDVSVDVVVLTALPFALDLRLVTPSGVEITRDTPATEPNVQYVVGDDVAYYRLMLPALAADLAGSHRGRWQAVLTLRPVDEVVEEIRTQENRTTVKELLTRLRTADKTVPYNLSVHTFSNLRLDVELAQKSREPGSTATLVASLHEYDVPLIGGAKVWATVSGPGYTGVTVPFDDLGDGTHRLDRPLKRAGAHRFVVHAEGRTSGGDPFTRETLVTAGVWRGGDKPWEPKEASDEEKKEERGRDDKAERAGESTVDVGKVAERLRRAAQAEPLSTPVKRRDRRPGTPGNLFVVEGFVNPEGGED, from the coding sequence GTGCGCACCCGGAAGAACGTCCGCAAGCTGATCGTCGAGTACAACGCGGCGGCCGACAAGACGACCACCGCGCTGTACCGGTTCCGCGAGGCCGTCGTCGCCCTCAAGGCGGCACCCAGCCAGCTGGCCCCACCGCACACGCAGGCCAACCGCTACGACGACTACGTCTACATCCACCAGCAGTCCATGGCCGGGCACTCGAACAACGACCCCGGCCCGCACCCCGGGCACCGCGGCCCCACCTTCTTCCCGTGGCACCGGGAGTTCCTGCGGCGCTTCGAGCAGGACCTGCGGACCGTCGCGGGCGACCCGTCGATCTGCCTGCCCTACTGGGACTGGAGCGTCGACAGGACGTCGGCCGACCCCGGCTGGCCGTTCTTCACCGACTTCCTCGGGGGCGACGGCACGGGGGCCGGCATCGTCGTGCCCGACGGGCCCTTCGCCAGCGCGAACGGCTGGGTCCTCGCCATCGCCGACCCCTTCAGCAACAACGCGCAGCACCAGGCGAACCTCGACAAGCTGCAGCGCAGCTTCAACGGCACGCTGCCGACCCGGGCCGCCGTGATGGACGCCCTGGCGGTCGACGAGTACGACGTCGGCCCGTGGAACATCACCTCCGCGGGCGCGCAGAGCTTCCGCAACCGCGTCGAGGGCTGGGTCGGCCCGCAGGCGGGAGCCAACACCCACAACCGGGTGCACGTGTTCGTCGGCGGCTCCATGCTGCCCGGGACCTCCCCCAACGACCCCGTCTTCTTCCTCAACCACGCCAAGGAGGACGAGCTCTGGGCCGTGTGGATGCAGAAGTACCCCGGCGTGCCGCACTACCTCCCGCTGGACAGCGAGCCGCTGCCCGCGGGGCACTCGCACCTCGTCCGGCTGAGCGACCACATGGAGTCCCTCGCCGAGTACTTCGGCGCCGGCACCATCGACCGGCCCGTCGACCTGCTCGACCACAAGGCCATCACCTGGTACGACACCGACCTGCCGGACATCGTCGTGGAGTCGGGCCCGGCGCTCGGGTTCACCGACGTCCCCGCAGGTCTCACCCAGACGAAGTTCATCCGGTTCCGGGTACGGACACCGCGCACCGTGTCGTTCAGCGTCACCGCCGCCCCCACCGGCAACTTCACCGTGCTGGGCGGCCCGGACTTCCCGGTCGTGCCGGACGAGGCGAACGACTCCGAGGTCCTCGAGATCGGCGTGCAGTTCCACGCCGTGGGCGCGAACGTGCAGGTCGCCGCCGTCGACCTGCAGGCCACGGTCGTCGACGACGAGGGCTACTACGCGGCGAACCAGGGCGACCCCTTCGTCGTCGGGACGTTCCACGTCGAGCTCGTCGCCAGCAACATCGTCACCACCGACAGCTCGCTCGCCCTCGTCCTGGACCGCTCGGGCAGCATGGCCGACGTCGCCGCCGGTGGGGCCACCAAGAGCACGCTGCTCAAGCGCGCCGTCGGCGTCGTGCACAGCCTCATGCAGCCGACCGACGAGATCGGCATCGCACGCTTCGGCACCACCGCGGACGTGGTCCTGCCGATGACGGCCGCCTCGGCGGGCCTCGGCACGGTGCTGACCGGCACCGCCCTCGACCCGGCCGGCGCCACGGCGCTCGGCCGCGGGCTGCAGGAGGGCAGCGGCCTGATCAACGGCCCCGGGGCCACCAAGCCCAACAAGGCCGTCATCGTCATGACCGACGGCAACGAGAACATCCCGCCGTTCGTCGACGACCTCCCCGCGGGCACCGTCAGCCAGACGACGTTCGCCATCGGCCTGGGCCTGCCCGGCCAGGTCAGCGACCCCGTCCTCGACGCCGTCGCCGCCAACACCGGCGGGTACCTGCTGGTCACCGGTGACGTGTCGTCCGACACCGAGCGCTTCACGCTCGCGAAGTTCTTCCTCCAGGTCCTCAAGGACGCCACGCTCAACCAGACCGTGGTGGACCCTGCCGGCGACCTGCTGTGGAACGGCGGCAAGCACGTGGTGCCGTTCCAGGTCGCCGACACCGACGTCTCGGTCGACGTGGTCGTCCTCACCGCGCTCCCCTTCGCGCTCGACCTGCGGCTCGTCACGCCGAGCGGTGTCGAGATCACGCGGGACACGCCCGCCACGGAGCCGAACGTGCAGTACGTCGTCGGCGACGACGTGGCGTACTACCGGCTGATGCTGCCCGCGCTCGCCGCCGACCTCGCCGGCTCCCACCGCGGCCGGTGGCAGGCCGTGCTCACGCTGCGCCCGGTGGACGAGGTGGTCGAGGAGATCCGCACGCAGGAGAACCGCACGACCGTGAAGGAGCTGCTGACCCGGCTGCGGACCGCGGACAAGACCGTGCCCTACAACCTGTCGGTGCACACGTTCTCCAACCTGCGGCTCGACGTCGAGCTCGCGCAGAAGAGCCGCGAGCCCGGCAGCACCGCCACGCTGGTCGCGTCCCTGCACGAGTACGACGTGCCGCTGATCGGCGGGGCGAAGGTGTGGGCGACGGTCTCCGGCCCGGGGTACACCGGCGTCACCGTGCCGTTCGACGACCTCGGTGACGGCACGCACCGCCTCGACCGGCCGCTCAAGCGCGCCGGCGCCCACCGGTTCGTCGTGCACGCCGAGGGCCGGACCTCCGGCGGCGACCCGTTCACGCGCGAGACGCTGGTGACCGCGGGCGTGTGGCGCGGCGGCGACAAGCCGTGGGAGCCGAAGGAGGCGTCCGACGAGGAGAAGAAGGAGGAGCGCGGTCGCGACGACAAGGCCGAGCGCGCCGGGGAGTCGACCGTCGACGTCGGCAAGGTCGCCGAGCGCCTGCGGCGGGCCGCACAGGCCGAGCCGCTCAGCACGCCCGTGAAGCGGCGCGACCGGCGACCCGGCACGCCGGGCAACCTGTTCGTCGTCGAGGGGTTCGTCAACCCCGAGGGCGGCGAGGACTGA
- a CDS encoding methyltransferase domain-containing protein, with translation MDRTTTSARGFAATYGRQAGTYDRTRSAAPATLEPLLAAIAAAPGRDVLDVGGGTGNYAAALADAGYDVLVLDRSPDMLAVAASKGLRTRRADATDLPVADASVDVVTMVAVLHQIPDWRAALREARRVLRPGGVLALVLYTSEHMASHLFLDYFPSSRAWATQDMQPVAAYLGELPGARATPLQIRSTQDLTMQVMRRHPALALDPRLTAQTSYFARLHDENPDELAAGLRRLAEDLEAGRLPEGFDRDLPDGDAYLVTWTRSSRTLPPPRVAAAAERARAHGFRASSGDGVGPLLAALATAVPDGGRVLEIGTGAGVGLAWIVSGLGDRGDVEVVTVEADAELAADVRGDAPGYVDVRTGRFEDLHATLGTYDLVFADAEGGKWTDFDVTRDLVRPGGVLVLDDLDEALYTQPEHRATVSAVVADLCADSRFTVAQLPFDTGLLLATRSRDGAVE, from the coding sequence ATGGACAGGACCACCACCTCGGCGCGGGGGTTCGCCGCCACCTACGGCCGGCAGGCCGGCACCTACGACCGGACACGGTCGGCCGCGCCGGCGACCCTCGAGCCCCTGCTCGCGGCGATCGCCGCGGCGCCCGGGCGGGACGTCCTCGACGTCGGCGGCGGCACCGGGAACTACGCGGCCGCCCTGGCCGACGCGGGGTACGACGTCCTCGTCCTCGACCGGTCGCCGGACATGCTCGCGGTGGCCGCGTCCAAGGGGCTGCGCACCCGCCGCGCGGACGCCACCGACCTGCCGGTCGCCGACGCGTCCGTCGACGTCGTCACGATGGTCGCGGTGCTGCACCAGATCCCCGACTGGCGTGCCGCGCTGCGGGAGGCGCGGCGCGTCCTGCGTCCGGGCGGGGTCCTCGCGCTCGTCCTCTACACGTCGGAGCACATGGCCTCCCACCTGTTCCTCGACTACTTCCCCAGCAGCCGCGCCTGGGCGACACAGGACATGCAGCCGGTCGCCGCGTACCTCGGCGAGCTGCCGGGTGCCCGCGCGACCCCGCTGCAGATCCGGTCGACGCAGGACCTCACGATGCAGGTCATGCGCCGGCACCCCGCCCTCGCCCTGGACCCGCGGCTCACCGCGCAGACCAGCTACTTCGCGCGGCTGCACGACGAGAACCCCGACGAGCTCGCGGCAGGGCTGCGCCGGCTGGCCGAGGACCTCGAGGCAGGACGTCTCCCCGAGGGGTTCGACCGCGACCTCCCGGACGGTGACGCCTACCTGGTCACGTGGACGCGGTCGTCTCGCACCCTGCCCCCGCCGCGCGTCGCCGCCGCGGCCGAGCGGGCCCGAGCCCACGGCTTCCGCGCCTCGAGCGGCGACGGCGTCGGACCACTGCTCGCGGCGCTCGCCACGGCCGTGCCCGACGGCGGACGCGTCCTCGAGATCGGCACCGGCGCGGGCGTGGGGCTGGCGTGGATCGTCTCCGGGCTCGGCGACCGGGGCGACGTCGAGGTCGTGACGGTCGAGGCCGACGCGGAGCTCGCCGCGGACGTGCGCGGCGACGCACCTGGGTACGTCGACGTGCGCACGGGCCGCTTCGAGGACCTGCACGCGACGCTCGGCACCTACGACCTCGTGTTCGCCGATGCCGAGGGCGGCAAGTGGACCGACTTCGACGTCACGCGTGACCTCGTCCGGCCCGGGGGCGTCCTGGTGCTCGACGACCTCGACGAGGCGCTCTACACGCAGCCCGAGCACCGCGCGACGGTGTCCGCCGTCGTCGCCGACCTCTGCGCGGACTCTCGCTTCACGGTCGCGCAGCTCCCGTTCGACACCGGTCTGCTGCTCGCGACACGCTCGCGCGACGGCGCTGTCGAGTGA